The following coding sequences lie in one Desulfonatronum thiodismutans genomic window:
- a CDS encoding type II toxin-antitoxin system PrlF family antitoxin, which yields MPTSTLFESTLTERYQTTIPKIVRETLGLGKGDKLKYSIDAGKVSIARVDEVDNDPILEGFLAFLARDMERHPERIQTVDSGLAQRITSLTRNIQVDLDQPLDEDG from the coding sequence ATGCCGACATCAACCTTGTTCGAGTCAACTCTGACGGAACGCTACCAGACCACCATTCCCAAGATCGTCCGTGAAACCCTTGGGCTTGGGAAAGGGGACAAGCTCAAGTACAGCATTGATGCCGGAAAAGTGTCCATTGCTCGTGTCGATGAGGTGGATAATGATCCAATACTGGAGGGATTTCTCGCGTTTCTGGCCCGAGACATGGAACGGCATCCGGAACGGATTCAGACGGTTGACAGTGGTCTTGCCCAACGAATCACGTCCTTGACGCGGAACATCCAGGTGGATCTTGACCAGCCGCTGGATGAAGACGGATGA
- a CDS encoding ABC transporter ATP-binding protein — protein sequence MRTENGGSHVDDHPVIELRDVRLSLDAGGSTVKILRGVDLRVASGETVAVTGPSGSGKTSLLMVMAGLEAVSSGEVRILGRDVTHMSEDALARLRRGRVGIVFQGFHLVPTMTAVENVRLPLELAGAPDARRKAEESLERVGLSERLRHYPAQLSGGEQQRVALARAFADAPGIVLADEPTGNLDAATGSEVMRRMFALRREHGAALVLVTHDAGLAGQCDRNLAMRDGRLEPGADSGP from the coding sequence ATGCGGACGGAAAACGGGGGAAGTCATGTTGATGATCATCCGGTGATTGAGTTGCGCGACGTGCGGCTGAGCCTAGACGCGGGTGGGAGTACGGTCAAGATTCTGCGCGGCGTGGATCTACGCGTGGCTTCCGGTGAAACCGTGGCCGTGACCGGCCCGTCCGGTTCCGGCAAGACCTCGCTGCTGATGGTCATGGCCGGTTTGGAGGCGGTCAGCTCCGGCGAGGTGCGCATTCTGGGCCGGGACGTGACCCACATGAGCGAGGACGCCCTGGCCCGGTTGCGGCGCGGGCGGGTCGGCATCGTGTTTCAGGGGTTTCATCTCGTGCCCACCATGACCGCGGTGGAAAATGTCCGGCTGCCCCTGGAGCTGGCCGGGGCTCCGGATGCCCGGCGCAAGGCCGAGGAGTCCCTGGAGCGGGTCGGGTTGAGTGAGCGGCTGCGGCATTACCCGGCCCAATTGTCCGGCGGGGAGCAACAGCGGGTGGCTCTGGCCCGGGCCTTTGCCGATGCACCGGGGATCGTGCTGGCCGACGAGCCCACCGGAAACCTGGACGCTGCCACCGGCTCCGAGGTGATGCGCCGGATGTTCGCTCTGCGCCGCGAGCACGGCGCGGCCTTGGTCCTGGTGACCCACGACGCCGGATTGGCCGGGCAGTGCGACCGCAACCTGGCGATGCGCGACGGTCGCCTGGAGCCCGGCGCGGACAGCGGCCCATGA
- a CDS encoding type II toxin-antitoxin system YhaV family toxin has product MSDAPRQLVVNGWSIYAHPLFLDQLERLAAQVSSLRDKDPDGYQKKNVAKRLAAITRLAFEIIPQDPGRPEYRQGGTLGGQRKHWLRAKFFQQYRLFFRYHRKKRIIVYAWVNDEQTKRAYDSGNDAYKVFRKMLDKGCPPEDWESLLAQSKAAPGRSPKRRA; this is encoded by the coding sequence ATGAGCGACGCTCCACGGCAACTCGTCGTCAATGGATGGTCAATTTACGCCCACCCGTTGTTCCTGGACCAGTTGGAACGGCTTGCGGCGCAAGTGTCGAGTCTGAGGGACAAGGACCCTGATGGGTATCAGAAAAAAAATGTCGCCAAACGTCTTGCGGCCATCACCAGGCTGGCCTTCGAGATCATTCCCCAGGATCCAGGGCGCCCGGAGTACCGCCAGGGCGGAACGTTGGGCGGCCAACGCAAGCACTGGCTTCGAGCCAAGTTTTTTCAACAATACCGCCTCTTCTTCCGTTATCATCGGAAAAAGCGAATCATTGTCTATGCCTGGGTCAACGACGAGCAGACAAAAAGGGCGTACGACAGTGGAAACGACGCGTACAAGGTCTTCCGAAAAATGCTGGACAAAGGATGCCCTCCGGAAGACTGGGAAAGCCTTCTGGCTCAATCCAAGGCGGCTCCCGGCCGATCCCCTAAGAGAAGAGCGTGA
- a CDS encoding sensor histidine kinase, giving the protein MSINTRLAATIGGVILVAALISILFVNARMKEHALLEAQEKAQVILDSRLAVHTYFSHQLKPTLFDFAAANAPELGEQFDPVWMSSTYAVREMEEYFKGLHDIPYYYKEAAINARHPANEADALERDFIERLNQDDGVHSLSEIRIFDGEPYFTVLQRGEAMEATCLRCHSEPEFAPRGLVEAYGSERSFSRTEGEVVSAVSIRIPLEAAYTSVNHLTLQLAIAFGTVLVGLFCVTVFLNKRWIFSPLGYLRDKAQAIATDPAHLGEQITPPKGTELVDLANTFNSMSKALQIERNELEDRVRRRTMELETSNAKLRSEMAEREQAEEMIRQVNQQLQRSNEDKDRLFSIIAHDLKSPLSGLMTSTQLLSEDIKLFTEHETAHLAAELHTSTRNVMALLEDLMQWARMEQGNLEFVRKSSNLSELANISLKSAQGVADQKSISITIDIPHNMTAMIDKPMINTVIRNLLFNAVKFTPRGGEVLVTARQEGDVIQMAVKDSGIGINKERLSNLFVISKDKRQLGTEGEKGTGLGLVICKQFIEKHGGRIWVESAQGQGTTVYFTLPKGGRDLV; this is encoded by the coding sequence ATGAGCATAAATACCCGCCTGGCCGCGACGATTGGGGGAGTTATTCTTGTCGCCGCCTTGATTTCGATTCTCTTTGTAAATGCCAGGATGAAAGAGCATGCCTTGCTCGAAGCCCAGGAAAAGGCCCAGGTGATTCTGGATTCCAGGTTGGCCGTGCATACCTATTTCTCGCATCAACTCAAACCGACATTGTTTGACTTCGCCGCGGCAAACGCACCTGAACTGGGCGAGCAGTTCGACCCGGTGTGGATGTCCTCAACATATGCCGTGCGCGAAATGGAAGAGTATTTTAAAGGATTGCACGACATTCCTTATTATTACAAGGAGGCGGCAATCAATGCTCGTCACCCGGCTAATGAAGCCGACGCCCTGGAGCGGGATTTCATTGAAAGGCTGAACCAGGACGATGGGGTGCATTCGTTGTCTGAAATCCGGATTTTCGACGGTGAGCCCTACTTCACCGTTTTGCAGCGCGGCGAGGCCATGGAAGCAACATGTCTTCGTTGCCATTCCGAACCGGAGTTCGCTCCGCGGGGCCTCGTGGAAGCCTACGGCTCGGAGCGCAGCTTTAGCCGGACGGAGGGTGAGGTCGTCTCAGCCGTATCCATCCGGATTCCCCTTGAGGCGGCATACACATCCGTCAATCACCTCACTTTGCAGTTGGCCATTGCGTTCGGGACCGTACTCGTAGGCCTTTTCTGCGTGACCGTGTTCCTGAACAAGCGCTGGATATTCAGCCCATTGGGATATCTTCGCGACAAGGCCCAGGCCATCGCCACGGACCCCGCGCACTTGGGGGAGCAGATCACGCCGCCCAAAGGCACGGAACTGGTCGATCTCGCCAACACGTTCAACAGCATGTCCAAAGCCCTCCAAATTGAACGAAACGAACTTGAAGATCGTGTTCGGCGACGAACGATGGAGCTTGAAACGTCCAACGCCAAGCTACGCAGCGAAATGGCTGAACGCGAACAGGCCGAGGAGATGATCAGGCAGGTCAATCAGCAGTTGCAAAGATCCAATGAGGACAAAGACAGACTCTTTTCCATTATCGCCCATGACCTGAAATCCCCCTTGTCCGGCCTGATGACCTCAACCCAGTTGCTTTCCGAAGACATCAAGCTCTTCACGGAACATGAGACAGCCCATCTGGCCGCGGAACTGCATACGAGCACGCGCAATGTGATGGCGCTTTTGGAAGACTTGATGCAATGGGCGCGCATGGAGCAAGGCAACCTGGAGTTTGTAAGGAAGTCGTCCAATTTGTCTGAATTGGCGAATATTAGTCTGAAATCGGCCCAGGGGGTGGCCGATCAGAAGAGCATCTCAATTACCATTGACATCCCCCATAACATGACGGCCATGATCGACAAGCCGATGATCAACACCGTCATTCGCAACCTGCTCTTCAATGCCGTGAAATTCACGCCCCGTGGTGGAGAAGTTCTCGTTACGGCCCGCCAAGAAGGCGACGTTATTCAGATGGCCGTGAAAGACAGCGGTATCGGCATAAACAAGGAGAGGCTGTCCAACCTCTTCGTCATTTCCAAGGACAAGCGTCAGCTTGGAACGGAAGGCGAGAAGGGAACCGGCCTCGGCCTGGTCATCTGCAAACAGTTTATCGAGAAGCATGGGGGCCGAATCTGGGTAGAAAGCGCACAAGGGCAGGGAACGACCGTGTATTTTACGCTGCCCAAGGGCGGGCGGGACCTCGTGTAG
- the hcp gene encoding hydroxylamine reductase — MFCYQCEQTAKGQGCEKVGVCGKQPDVAALQDLLVYALQGLGLVAHEGRKVGVKSAEIDAFACEALFSTLTNVDFDPERFVPLIKQAVTYREELRAKVKAAGGVAEFDAPEATFEPAPTMDGLVHQGEEHGLHNDKVTDPDKRSLKHTLLFGLKGVAAYADHARILGQTDDSVYAFIHEAMATMTRTDLELPDWLGLVLRCGEVNLKTMEILDAANTGAYGDPVPTPVPLGPIKGKAILVSGHDLKDLEELLKQTTGKGINIYTHGEMLPAHGYPKLKAYSHFHGHYGTAWQNQHKEFSAFPGAILMTTNCIQRPQESYKGNIFTTGLVGFPGVQHVKNGEFGPVIAKALEMPGFAEDVPGKTVMTGFARNAVLSAADKVVELVKNKKIRHFFLVAGCDGAKPGRNYYTEFVEKVPSDCVVLTLACGKFRFFDKDLGAIDGLPRLLDMGQCNDAYSAIQVAVALSKAFGVGVNELPLSLVLSWYEQKAVAILLTLLHLGIQDIRLGPSLPAFTSPNVLQVLVDTFNIKPITTPDEDLKAILG; from the coding sequence ATGTTTTGTTACCAGTGTGAACAGACGGCCAAGGGCCAGGGATGCGAGAAGGTCGGCGTGTGCGGCAAACAGCCGGACGTTGCCGCGTTACAGGACCTGCTGGTGTATGCACTGCAGGGGTTGGGGCTGGTGGCCCACGAAGGCCGCAAGGTGGGCGTGAAGAGCGCGGAGATTGACGCTTTTGCCTGCGAGGCGTTGTTTTCCACGTTGACCAACGTGGACTTCGATCCGGAGCGGTTCGTGCCCCTGATCAAACAGGCTGTCACCTACCGCGAGGAACTGCGGGCCAAGGTCAAGGCAGCGGGCGGCGTCGCGGAATTCGATGCTCCGGAAGCGACCTTCGAGCCTGCTCCGACCATGGACGGCTTGGTCCACCAAGGCGAAGAGCACGGTCTGCACAACGACAAGGTGACCGACCCGGACAAGCGCTCCCTGAAGCATACTCTGCTGTTTGGACTCAAAGGTGTGGCCGCCTATGCCGATCACGCCCGGATTCTGGGCCAAACCGACGACTCGGTGTACGCCTTCATCCATGAGGCCATGGCCACCATGACCCGCACGGATCTGGAGCTGCCAGACTGGCTGGGACTGGTGCTGCGCTGCGGCGAGGTCAACCTGAAGACCATGGAGATTCTGGATGCGGCCAATACCGGCGCCTACGGCGACCCGGTCCCCACGCCCGTGCCCCTTGGCCCGATAAAGGGCAAGGCCATCCTGGTGTCCGGCCACGATCTGAAGGATCTGGAAGAGTTGCTCAAGCAGACCACAGGCAAGGGCATCAACATCTACACCCACGGGGAAATGCTGCCGGCCCACGGCTATCCCAAGTTGAAGGCCTATTCGCACTTCCATGGCCACTACGGCACGGCCTGGCAGAACCAGCACAAGGAATTCAGCGCCTTCCCCGGGGCCATCCTGATGACCACCAACTGCATCCAGCGCCCGCAGGAAAGCTACAAGGGCAACATCTTCACCACCGGTCTGGTGGGCTTTCCCGGGGTCCAGCACGTCAAGAACGGCGAATTCGGTCCGGTGATCGCCAAGGCCTTGGAAATGCCCGGCTTTGCCGAGGACGTCCCCGGCAAGACCGTAATGACCGGCTTTGCCCGCAACGCGGTGCTTTCCGCGGCGGACAAGGTCGTCGAACTGGTCAAGAACAAGAAGATCCGCCACTTTTTCCTGGTTGCCGGCTGCGACGGGGCCAAGCCCGGCCGTAACTACTACACCGAGTTCGTGGAAAAGGTGCCCTCGGACTGCGTGGTCCTGACCCTGGCCTGCGGCAAGTTCCGCTTTTTCGACAAGGATCTGGGCGCCATCGACGGCCTGCCCCGGCTGCTGGACATGGGCCAGTGCAACGATGCCTACTCGGCCATCCAGGTGGCCGTGGCCCTGTCCAAGGCCTTTGGCGTGGGCGTGAACGAACTGCCCCTGTCCCTGGTCCTGTCCTGGTACGAACAGAAGGCCGTGGCCATCCTGCTGACCCTGCTGCACCTGGGCATCCAGGATATCCGCCTCGGACCCTCACTGCCGGCCTTCACCTCGCCCAACGTGCTCCAGGTCCTGGTGGACACCTTCAACATCAAGCCCATCACCACTCCGGACGAAGACCTGAAGGCCATTCTCGGCTAG
- a CDS encoding ImmA/IrrE family metallo-endopeptidase, translating to MTKKIDFRQSWSSVGSGTPEFANTLAQLEIYAGGYNLTRNENIFSQSIQDHVIVSSYPLALWMLQNWWRLLYEPLPANNKPDISWRMAHELGAANHGFVWPKILFASDSQNVQVWSIPSDANCQQSVRYINGLNNPVSISIADFRQALFDFISTVENRLEAFRLESSDVSALLTLLKEEEQIEESRIYRKLEALMGFDPDECSSYTMEYAIRLYEEYGESTLSELAPVYGKMGQEEPLKHIEKFISATGVYGKPTFSTTQKASSTCSDTVPWKVAVENARELRNEIGNTNNPIDTKTLFELLGIASSAIDKWEPMGRSSVSVGIPTGDQTIKFVPRKKHPISKRFELSRYVGDFMQTASNQWLTNTDLGTYRQKYQRAFAAEFLCPIDGLIGFLENDFSNEAIEDAAYHFNVSEQTITSLLANNHYTECQTINESPYHIGYN from the coding sequence GTGACAAAAAAGATTGATTTTCGCCAAAGCTGGTCTAGTGTCGGCTCCGGAACACCTGAGTTCGCAAACACGTTAGCTCAGTTGGAAATTTATGCTGGAGGTTACAATCTTACAAGAAATGAGAATATTTTTTCTCAATCCATTCAGGACCATGTGATTGTATCATCCTATCCATTAGCATTGTGGATGCTACAAAATTGGTGGAGGCTGCTTTACGAGCCACTGCCGGCGAATAACAAGCCTGATATTAGCTGGCGGATGGCGCACGAATTAGGGGCGGCAAATCATGGATTTGTGTGGCCAAAAATCCTTTTTGCAAGTGACAGCCAAAACGTGCAAGTTTGGTCAATTCCTTCAGATGCAAATTGTCAGCAGTCTGTTAGATATATTAACGGGTTAAATAACCCTGTGTCTATTAGTATCGCCGATTTTCGACAAGCGCTTTTTGATTTTATCTCCACAGTCGAAAATAGATTGGAGGCCTTTAGGTTGGAGTCCTCTGATGTTTCAGCGTTGCTTACTCTATTAAAAGAAGAAGAGCAAATTGAAGAAAGCAGAATTTACCGTAAACTTGAGGCCCTTATGGGATTTGATCCAGATGAATGCTCTTCATATACAATGGAATATGCAATCAGGCTATATGAAGAGTATGGAGAAAGTACATTGTCGGAGTTAGCGCCAGTCTATGGGAAAATGGGGCAAGAAGAACCATTGAAGCATATTGAGAAATTTATAAGCGCTACAGGTGTATACGGAAAACCAACATTCTCAACAACACAAAAAGCAAGTAGCACCTGCTCTGATACAGTACCTTGGAAAGTAGCGGTAGAGAATGCTCGAGAATTGAGAAATGAAATCGGAAACACAAACAACCCAATTGATACTAAAACTCTCTTTGAATTATTGGGTATAGCCTCGTCGGCTATAGACAAGTGGGAGCCTATGGGTAGATCTAGTGTATCAGTAGGAATACCAACCGGCGATCAAACAATTAAATTTGTACCTCGCAAAAAGCACCCTATTAGTAAGCGGTTTGAGTTGTCGCGCTATGTCGGTGATTTCATGCAAACTGCCAGCAATCAATGGCTGACTAATACGGACTTAGGCACTTATAGACAAAAATATCAAAGGGCTTTTGCAGCAGAGTTCTTATGCCCAATAGATGGCTTAATTGGTTTTTTGGAGAACGATTTTTCCAATGAAGCCATTGAGGATGCAGCATATCACTTTAATGTAAGCGAGCAAACAATTACATCTCTGCTAGCGAACAATCATTATACTGAATGCCAAACGATAAATGAGTCACCATATCATATTGGATACAATTAA
- a CDS encoding Fic family protein, which yields MRRFILNIADTTVLILENTPYVLDEVASEQVRQRLEVIEERVSLLRRTGTLTDETLRDYYGEKRFEQVAESNAIEGSRLNMGETELAVLKGITITGHDPAYTKDAIALDHALTRIAELARVRETPANIQQLHEIHALLLGDRPGAALD from the coding sequence ATGCGTAGATTTATTCTCAATATTGCGGATACAACAGTGTTGATTCTTGAAAATACCCCGTACGTTCTCGATGAAGTCGCTTCTGAGCAAGTACGACAACGACTAGAGGTGATCGAAGAGAGGGTGAGCTTGCTCAGACGAACTGGGACGCTTACGGATGAGACACTGCGCGATTATTACGGGGAAAAGCGTTTTGAACAGGTTGCCGAATCCAATGCAATTGAAGGTTCCAGGCTCAATATGGGGGAAACAGAGCTTGCGGTACTAAAGGGAATTACGATTACAGGGCATGACCCAGCGTACACAAAGGACGCTATCGCGTTGGATCACGCGCTGACTCGGATTGCGGAGCTGGCGCGAGTCCGCGAGACTCCTGCCAATATCCAGCAACTCCACGAGATTCACGCTCTTCTCTTAGGGGATCGGCCGGGAGCCGCCTTGGATTGA
- a CDS encoding 4Fe-4S binding protein — protein sequence MTPPTSSPPRTTLRTTLCTLGALTPPTLSCLLLAAHYLRSGDLGMVVVCLTLPVLFFLRRAWVRPVLQAAFAAGMAVWVLAMMDLIQFRQVVGLPWLRLALILGSVAVVTGASALLLETRALRERFSHKSDAAAVQAGAFLLTIVALALAQAKVSFPILLVDRFFPGFGALQILGMGLYAAWIAGKLTNPERASQVRARMWLFFSVIFFGQLALGLAGWERFLMTGDLHLPVPALILAGPIYRGEGFFMLILFLSTVLLVGPAWCSHLCYIGAWDHQAALRTKRPQALPPWAFPARLAIFALIMLTALGLRLLDVHWTWAVTLAAGFGLVGVGIMAAISRKMGVMAHCTVFCPVGLAAVVLGRLLPWRLRINQDCDACGRCARACRYGALEPGHLVNRKPGLSCTLCGDCIHRCRDNRLSYSFARLSPTTSRHLFILLITVLHAVFLATARI from the coding sequence ATGACCCCGCCCACATCATCTCCACCGCGCACCACCCTGCGCACCACCCTATGCACTTTAGGCGCTCTGACCCCACCGACCTTGTCCTGTCTGCTGCTGGCGGCCCATTATCTGCGCTCCGGGGATCTGGGAATGGTCGTGGTCTGCCTGACCCTGCCCGTGCTGTTTTTTCTGCGCCGGGCCTGGGTCCGTCCGGTGTTGCAGGCGGCCTTTGCCGCGGGCATGGCCGTCTGGGTGCTGGCCATGATGGACCTGATCCAGTTTCGGCAGGTGGTCGGTCTGCCGTGGCTGCGGCTGGCCCTGATCCTGGGCTCGGTGGCCGTGGTCACCGGCGCCAGCGCATTGCTTCTGGAAACCCGCGCCCTCCGTGAACGATTCAGCCATAAATCGGATGCGGCCGCGGTCCAGGCCGGAGCTTTCCTGCTCACCATTGTCGCTTTGGCGCTGGCCCAGGCCAAGGTTTCCTTCCCGATCCTTCTCGTTGACCGCTTTTTTCCAGGCTTCGGCGCGCTGCAAATCCTGGGCATGGGGCTCTATGCGGCATGGATCGCCGGCAAGCTGACCAACCCGGAGCGGGCCTCGCAGGTGCGTGCCCGGATGTGGCTGTTTTTTTCCGTGATCTTTTTCGGCCAACTGGCCCTGGGCTTAGCCGGATGGGAGCGGTTCTTGATGACCGGGGACCTGCATTTGCCGGTTCCGGCCTTGATTCTGGCCGGACCGATCTATCGCGGGGAGGGGTTCTTCATGCTCATTCTCTTTTTGAGCACGGTTCTCTTGGTGGGACCGGCCTGGTGCAGCCATCTCTGCTACATCGGGGCCTGGGACCACCAGGCGGCCCTGCGGACCAAACGCCCGCAAGCCCTGCCGCCCTGGGCCTTCCCGGCCCGCCTGGCCATTTTCGCGCTGATCATGCTCACGGCCTTGGGACTGCGCCTGCTGGACGTTCACTGGACCTGGGCCGTGACGTTGGCCGCCGGGTTCGGCTTGGTAGGCGTGGGGATCATGGCCGCGATATCCCGCAAAATGGGCGTGATGGCCCACTGCACGGTCTTCTGCCCGGTAGGACTGGCCGCGGTGGTCCTGGGGCGGCTGCTGCCCTGGCGGCTGCGCATCAATCAGGACTGCGACGCCTGCGGTCGCTGCGCCCGAGCCTGTCGGTACGGTGCCCTGGAGCCCGGACACCTCGTCAACCGGAAACCCGGCCTGTCCTGCACCCTCTGCGGAGACTGCATCCACCGCTGCCGCGACAACCGCCTGTCCTACAGCTTCGCCCGCCTCTCGCCCACCACGTCCCGCCATTTGTTCATCCTGCTGATCACCGTCCTGCATGCCGTGTTTCTGGCCACGGCCAGGATATGA
- a CDS encoding ABC transporter permease, producing MSDVPRNTLAGLSGENAAADTPLIIAMGLALREIRNRPKGFGIFLLCLVLGVGAVAGIGTLSAALDAGIRNNTRAILGGDLELRQAHAPIPDTAVEAFRTFGATSRIASLRAMARGPAGASTLTELKAVDQGYPLYGQARLRSGADLQTALTAGENEPGAEPSAVAEAGLLARIGAEVGDLVIVGDAAFRLVDVLEREPDKAAGFFGLGPRLMISLDDLEATGLVQPGSLVRYAVRLALPPEGDRAAATRAVRVELEAAFPEASWQIREHGSAARGLTRAIENLSKYLNLVGLAALLIGGLGVAGSVQAYFEGRRTTLATMRCLGATSRTLFIFCLTQVLVMALLGGLAGLALGVGLANLGAAALARGLGLQAVLGLYPEVLATALILGLCTTLAFVLRPLYLALRFRPAELFRGYVQPLSQPLRFRERVMITLTWLALAGLMAAAVEDTRTVAAFFSAALVSVFLFYGAARLAGWGAAKVSGVWAGHSPRWAGPLLRQAVANLHRPGAMTASVIFSLGLGLTMLVTVALVDGSFQDRLLRQLPRNAPDFFFVDIPRNQVEALRETARSWPELTEWKDQPSIRGRIVAIGGLTPEEALRDPAVEWAIRGERGVTFADRPMEDVRIVGGTWWPEGYRGPARVCMDEGIARGLSAGLGDTLVMNILGREIQAEITCLREVDWESLALNHSIIFSPGILDGSPYTHIATVSLAPQTPEDRRAALLAALSENFSRVVAVDVRDVLEDVARVTDQIGLGVRAIAAMTLLAGVVVLAGVIRAGLDRRRYEAAIFKVCGATRRDVVTTLGLEFLLLGGVAASLAAGLGTGLAWWFVSRVLDDPWTFLPGTLLTVLALGLLVVLACGLAGMRSVLAARPWALLRNE from the coding sequence ATGAGCGACGTGCCTCGAAACACCCTGGCCGGTCTCAGCGGAGAGAACGCTGCGGCGGACACCCCGCTGATCATTGCCATGGGCCTGGCCTTGCGGGAGATCCGTAACCGGCCCAAGGGGTTCGGGATTTTCCTGCTCTGTTTGGTCCTCGGCGTTGGGGCGGTGGCCGGGATCGGGACCTTGTCCGCGGCTCTGGACGCCGGGATTCGGAACAATACCCGGGCCATTCTCGGCGGTGACCTGGAACTGCGCCAGGCCCATGCACCCATTCCGGACACCGCCGTGGAAGCGTTCCGGACATTTGGAGCAACGTCCCGGATCGCCTCCCTCCGGGCCATGGCTCGTGGACCGGCCGGGGCCTCGACCCTGACCGAACTCAAGGCCGTGGACCAGGGCTATCCGTTGTACGGCCAAGCCCGGCTCCGTTCCGGGGCGGACCTTCAAACCGCTTTGACCGCTGGAGAAAACGAGCCAGGAGCCGAGCCAAGCGCCGTGGCCGAAGCCGGGCTGCTGGCGAGGATCGGGGCCGAGGTGGGAGACTTGGTGATCGTTGGGGACGCAGCTTTCCGGTTGGTGGACGTGCTGGAGCGAGAGCCGGACAAGGCCGCGGGATTCTTCGGCCTGGGCCCTCGCCTGATGATCTCCCTGGACGACCTGGAGGCCACCGGACTGGTCCAGCCCGGCAGTCTGGTCCGGTACGCGGTGCGCCTGGCCTTGCCGCCTGAAGGCGACCGGGCCGCAGCAACGCGGGCCGTGCGCGTCGAGCTGGAGGCCGCTTTTCCCGAGGCCTCCTGGCAAATCCGGGAGCACGGCTCCGCGGCCAGAGGGCTGACCCGGGCCATTGAGAATCTGTCCAAATACCTCAATCTCGTGGGCTTGGCCGCCCTGCTCATCGGCGGGTTGGGGGTGGCCGGAAGCGTCCAGGCCTATTTCGAGGGCCGTCGAACGACCCTGGCCACCATGCGCTGCCTGGGGGCCACGTCTCGAACCCTTTTCATCTTTTGCCTGACCCAGGTGCTGGTGATGGCTCTGCTGGGCGGCCTCGCGGGACTGGCCCTGGGCGTCGGTCTGGCCAACCTCGGGGCCGCGGCCCTGGCCCGGGGTCTTGGCCTGCAAGCGGTTCTGGGCCTGTACCCTGAAGTGCTGGCCACGGCCCTGATCCTGGGGCTGTGCACCACCCTGGCCTTTGTGCTCCGGCCTCTGTATCTCGCCTTGCGGTTTCGTCCGGCTGAGCTGTTTCGCGGGTACGTTCAACCCCTTTCTCAACCCTTGCGCTTCCGGGAACGGGTGATGATCACCCTGACCTGGCTGGCCCTGGCCGGGTTGATGGCCGCGGCCGTGGAGGACACCCGGACCGTGGCCGCTTTTTTCAGCGCCGCTCTGGTCAGCGTGTTCCTGTTCTACGGCGCCGCCCGGCTCGCTGGATGGGGTGCAGCCAAGGTCAGTGGAGTTTGGGCCGGACACAGTCCACGTTGGGCGGGGCCTCTGTTGCGCCAGGCCGTGGCTAACCTGCACCGACCAGGGGCCATGACCGCCAGCGTGATCTTTTCCCTGGGTCTGGGGTTGACCATGCTGGTGACCGTGGCCCTGGTGGACGGCTCGTTCCAGGATCGGCTCCTCCGGCAATTGCCCAGAAACGCGCCGGACTTCTTTTTCGTGGATATTCCCCGGAACCAGGTCGAGGCATTGCGTGAGACGGCGCGGTCCTGGCCGGAGCTGACGGAATGGAAAGACCAACCTTCCATTCGCGGGCGAATCGTGGCCATCGGCGGCCTGACCCCGGAGGAGGCCCTGCGGGACCCAGCCGTGGAATGGGCTATTCGCGGTGAACGCGGGGTGACCTTTGCCGACCGGCCCATGGAAGACGTCCGCATCGTGGGTGGGACCTGGTGGCCGGAGGGCTATCGCGGCCCGGCCCGGGTGTGCATGGACGAGGGCATTGCCCGCGGCCTGAGCGCAGGGCTGGGCGACACCCTGGTCATGAACATTCTGGGCCGGGAAATCCAGGCCGAGATCACCTGTCTGCGGGAGGTGGACTGGGAATCCCTGGCCCTGAACCACTCGATCATCTTTTCCCCCGGCATCCTGGACGGCTCGCCATACACGCATATCGCCACCGTCTCCCTGGCACCGCAAACACCGGAGGACCGCCGGGCGGCGTTGCTGGCCGCATTGTCCGAGAATTTCAGCCGGGTGGTGGCCGTGGATGTCCGGGACGTGCTGGAAGACGTAGCCCGGGTCACGGACCAGATCGGCCTGGGCGTCCGGGCCATCGCGGCCATGACCCTGCTGGCCGGGGTCGTGGTTCTGGCCGGAGTGATCCGGGCCGGGCTGGACCGACGGCGCTACGAAGCCGCGATCTTTAAGGTCTGCGGGGCCACCCGCCGGGACGTGGTCACCACCCTGGGGCTGGAGTTTCTGCTGCTGGGCGGCGTGGCCGCCTCCCTGGCCGCCGGGCTGGGCACGGGCCTGGCCTGGTGGTTCGTGAGCCGCGTCCTGGACGACCCCTGGACGTTTCTCCCCGGCACCCTACTGACGGTGCTGGCCCTGGGGCTGCTTGTGGTCCTGGCCTGCGGCTTGGCCGGAATGCGCTCGGTCCTGGCCGCCCGGCCCTGGGCCCTGCTGCGGAATGAATAA